Proteins encoded by one window of Cyanobium sp. NS01:
- a CDS encoding creatininase family protein: MALTWPALQRAGARKGSTVVWPWGAVEQHGPQLPLGTDAVFAERLVEAVLARLPDDRPIWRLPLQSLGFSPEHLGFPGTLSLPASLVVELVQGIGQQLAAAGFRRLVLLNGHGGQIALLQAAARQLRAAAPQMAVLPCFLWSGPEGLGPLLPQAERLQGLHAGLAETSLMLHLAPELVGPERPRDGVDGPTPPEGWSLEGAAPCAWLSHDLTSSGVIGDSQGATAALGADLFERLVDGWTRRLESLLASDWPPVPPQRQRAGA, translated from the coding sequence ATGGCTCTGACCTGGCCCGCGCTGCAGCGGGCGGGGGCTCGCAAGGGCAGCACCGTGGTCTGGCCCTGGGGCGCTGTGGAGCAGCACGGCCCCCAGCTGCCCCTCGGCACCGATGCCGTCTTCGCTGAGCGCCTGGTGGAGGCGGTGCTGGCCCGGCTGCCGGACGATCGGCCGATCTGGCGGCTGCCGCTCCAGTCCCTGGGGTTCTCGCCGGAGCACCTCGGCTTCCCCGGCACCCTGAGCCTGCCGGCCAGCCTCGTGGTGGAGCTGGTGCAGGGCATCGGCCAGCAACTCGCTGCTGCCGGATTCCGCAGGCTGGTGCTGCTGAACGGCCACGGCGGCCAGATCGCCCTGCTGCAGGCGGCAGCGCGGCAATTGCGGGCCGCCGCGCCCCAGATGGCCGTGTTGCCCTGCTTCCTGTGGAGCGGGCCGGAGGGGCTGGGCCCGCTGTTGCCCCAGGCCGAACGGCTGCAGGGCCTCCATGCCGGTCTGGCGGAAACCAGCCTGATGCTGCATCTCGCCCCCGAACTGGTGGGACCCGAGCGCCCCCGCGATGGCGTGGATGGACCGACGCCCCCCGAGGGCTGGAGCCTGGAGGGGGCGGCACCCTGCGCCTGGCTGAGCCACGACCTCACCAGCAGCGGCGTGATCGGTGACAGCCAGGGGGCCACGGCGGCCCTGGGGGCCGACCTGTTCGAGCGCCTGGTGGACGGGTGGACGCGCCGGCTGGAGTCCCTGCTGGCCAGCGACTGGCCGCCCGTTCCCCCGCAGAGGCAACGGGCGGGGGCCTGA
- a CDS encoding lipoate--protein ligase family protein: MQSTAPAFSSPGRDGPEGGRPGRWLPGSSLGGDWQMAIDAWLLAQERPAFRLYRWLRPTLSLGRHQRRWPEHWQELAAAGRIELVRRPSGGRAVLHGGDLSYALIWPTPPPSKVQAYAEASTWLRRAFAQLGQPLLRGNDRCSLASANCFELATAADLVHADGSKRIGSAQLWRGGRLLQHGSIQLAPPAGLWQELFGRPAPCLRPLACAGAELEAVLHTAARQHLPFPLAELSPEPLRAKELAAVAELLGLGEVSGAGVG; this comes from the coding sequence ATGCAGTCCACGGCACCAGCATTCTCCAGTCCTGGGCGGGACGGCCCCGAGGGGGGCCGCCCCGGGCGCTGGTTGCCTGGCAGCAGCCTGGGGGGTGACTGGCAGATGGCCATCGACGCCTGGTTGCTGGCCCAGGAACGCCCCGCCTTCCGCCTCTATCGCTGGCTGCGTCCGACCCTCTCTCTGGGCCGTCATCAGCGCCGCTGGCCCGAGCACTGGCAGGAGCTCGCTGCCGCGGGCCGGATCGAGCTGGTGCGTCGCCCCAGTGGCGGCAGGGCTGTGCTCCATGGCGGTGATCTCAGCTACGCGCTGATCTGGCCCACGCCCCCGCCGAGCAAAGTGCAGGCCTACGCCGAGGCCAGCACCTGGCTGCGCCGGGCCTTCGCGCAGCTCGGCCAGCCTCTGCTGAGGGGCAACGACCGGTGCTCGCTGGCCTCGGCCAACTGCTTTGAGCTGGCCACGGCCGCCGACCTGGTGCATGCCGATGGCAGCAAGCGGATCGGCAGCGCCCAGCTCTGGCGTGGTGGCCGGCTGCTCCAGCACGGTTCGATCCAGCTCGCCCCCCCTGCCGGCCTCTGGCAGGAGCTGTTCGGCAGGCCAGCACCTTGCCTGAGGCCGCTTGCCTGCGCCGGTGCTGAGCTTGAAGCGGTGCTCCACACAGCGGCCCGGCAGCACCTGCCCTTCCCACTGGCGGAGCTCAGTCCTGAGCCGTTGCGTGCCAAGGAGCTGGCCGCAGTGGCGGAGCTGCTGGGGCTCGGCGAGGTTTCAGGTGCCGGCGTTGGCTGA
- the folE gene encoding GTP cyclohydrolase I → MTSTFPSSLSASGSAPNTAPTPISLRIRDRLEKEGVSFFANDNIANHLQDGELDQLEIEVAGKVRELLRSLVIDIDNDHNTEETAERVARMYLHEVFKGRYHHQPKIASFPNVKKLDEIYTVGPISVRSACSHHLVPILGNCWIGIKPGDQVIGLSKFSRVADWVFSRPHIQEEAVMILADEIERLCKPQGLAILVKAQHYCMKWRGVKEPQTSMVNSIVRGDFRHDPSLKSEFFELVKQQESVLST, encoded by the coding sequence ATGACGTCCACGTTCCCTTCCAGCCTCAGTGCCAGCGGCTCGGCACCGAACACCGCTCCCACGCCCATTTCCCTGCGGATTCGGGATCGCCTCGAGAAGGAGGGTGTGTCCTTCTTTGCCAACGACAACATCGCCAATCACCTGCAGGATGGTGAGCTCGATCAGCTTGAGATCGAAGTGGCGGGCAAGGTGCGCGAACTGCTGCGCAGCCTCGTGATCGATATCGACAACGACCACAACACCGAGGAAACCGCGGAGCGCGTGGCGCGCATGTACCTACACGAGGTGTTCAAGGGTCGCTACCACCACCAGCCCAAGATCGCCAGCTTCCCCAACGTGAAGAAGCTGGATGAGATCTACACCGTTGGCCCCATTTCTGTGCGTTCGGCCTGCTCCCACCACCTGGTGCCGATTCTCGGCAACTGCTGGATCGGGATCAAGCCCGGCGATCAGGTGATTGGCCTGTCCAAATTCTCCCGCGTGGCCGACTGGGTGTTCTCCAGGCCGCACATCCAGGAAGAAGCCGTGATGATCCTGGCTGATGAAATCGAGCGCCTCTGCAAGCCCCAGGGGCTGGCAATTCTGGTGAAGGCCCAGCATTACTGCATGAAGTGGCGTGGGGTTAAAGAACCCCAGACCAGCATGGTGAACTCCATCGTCCGCGGAGATTTCCGGCATGACCCGAGCCTCAAGTCCGAATTCTTTGAGCTCGTGAAACAGCAGGAATCCGTTCTCTCCACCTGA
- a CDS encoding S1 RNA-binding domain-containing protein, whose amino-acid sequence MIKKDQPAAPVPAAAPAAGQQAPASPRAAAPVHPPQSQPPAAPRTDDELFDLGGMEGLTMADLLGPDGSRQGRSRAAESADRPVSRSVDEFDFDEQAFLAALDEQDFVGSTGEVVTGVVVGLESDGVYVDIGGKAPGFMPKKEAALGVITNLKERFPSGTAVEVLVTREQNADGMVTVSARALALRHSWEKVRALEKDGKVVQVKVSGFNRGGVTCDLEGLRGFIPRSQLVEGENHEALVGKTLGVTFLEVNAETRKLVLSEKKAATAARFSQLEVGQLVEGVVVSVKPYGFFVDLGGISGLLHASCITGADLRDLRQAFSQGERLCALVTDLDPGRGRIALNTALLEGQAGELLVDKQRVMEEAADRANRARSQLRQQEQAAG is encoded by the coding sequence CTGATCAAGAAGGATCAGCCCGCGGCTCCGGTTCCTGCCGCTGCGCCGGCAGCTGGCCAGCAGGCGCCAGCCAGCCCTCGGGCTGCAGCCCCGGTCCACCCGCCCCAGAGCCAGCCCCCTGCAGCCCCGCGGACGGACGACGAGCTGTTTGACCTGGGGGGTATGGAGGGTCTCACCATGGCCGACCTGCTGGGGCCCGATGGCTCCCGCCAGGGGCGCTCCCGAGCCGCCGAGTCCGCTGATCGTCCCGTCAGCCGCAGCGTCGATGAGTTCGACTTTGATGAGCAGGCCTTTCTCGCCGCCCTTGACGAGCAGGACTTCGTGGGCTCCACCGGTGAGGTGGTGACGGGTGTGGTGGTGGGCCTCGAGAGCGATGGGGTCTATGTGGACATCGGCGGCAAGGCTCCCGGCTTCATGCCCAAGAAGGAGGCCGCCCTGGGCGTGATCACCAATCTCAAGGAGCGCTTCCCCAGCGGCACGGCCGTGGAGGTGCTGGTGACCCGGGAGCAGAACGCCGACGGCATGGTCACCGTGAGTGCCCGGGCCCTGGCCCTGCGCCACAGCTGGGAGAAGGTGAGGGCGCTCGAGAAGGATGGCAAGGTGGTGCAGGTGAAGGTGAGCGGCTTCAACCGCGGCGGTGTGACCTGCGATCTCGAGGGGCTGCGGGGCTTCATCCCGCGCTCCCAGCTCGTGGAGGGAGAGAACCATGAGGCCCTGGTGGGCAAGACCCTGGGTGTCACCTTCCTGGAGGTGAATGCCGAGACCCGCAAGCTGGTGCTTTCGGAGAAGAAGGCGGCCACGGCGGCGCGCTTCAGCCAGCTGGAAGTGGGTCAGCTGGTGGAGGGCGTGGTGGTGTCGGTGAAGCCCTACGGCTTCTTTGTGGATCTGGGCGGCATCAGCGGACTGCTGCACGCCAGCTGCATCACCGGTGCCGACCTGCGCGATCTGCGCCAGGCCTTCAGCCAGGGCGAGCGGCTCTGCGCCCTGGTCACCGACCTCGACCCCGGGCGCGGTCGCATTGCCCTGAACACGGCCCTGCTGGAGGGCCAGGCCGGCGAGCTGCTGGTGGACAAACAGCGGGTGATGGAGGAGGCCGCCGACAGGGCCAACCGGGCCCGTTCCCAGCTGCGCCAGCAGGAGCAGGCAGCCGGATGA
- a CDS encoding acetyl-CoA carboxylase carboxyltransferase subunit alpha: MARRALLEFEKPLVELEDQIEQIRQLARDSEVDVSQQLLQLETLATRRRKEIFDGLSAAQKIQVARHPQRPSTLDYIQLITDSFLELHGDRRGSDDQALVGGVGRVNGISVMLLGHQKGRDTKENVARNFGMASPGGYRKAMRLMEHADRFRLPILSFIDTPGAYAGVLAEEQGQGEAIAVNLREMFRLRVPILATVIGEGGSGGALGIGVADRLLMFEHSVYTVASPEACASILWRDAGKAPEAAEALKITGSDLLRLGIVDQVLPEPSGGNHWAPLQAADTLKAALLDHLGQLSSLDAAALQQARYEKFRRMGQVLESGAPERSLRS, encoded by the coding sequence ATGGCACGCCGCGCTCTGCTCGAATTCGAGAAACCTCTGGTGGAACTGGAGGATCAGATCGAGCAGATCCGCCAGCTGGCCCGCGATTCGGAGGTGGATGTGAGCCAGCAGCTGCTGCAGCTGGAAACCCTGGCCACCAGACGCCGCAAGGAGATCTTCGACGGCCTCAGTGCGGCCCAGAAGATCCAGGTGGCCCGTCACCCCCAGCGGCCCAGCACGCTCGACTACATCCAGCTGATCACTGACAGCTTCCTGGAGCTTCATGGCGACCGCCGTGGCTCCGACGACCAGGCGCTGGTGGGCGGTGTGGGCCGGGTGAACGGCATCAGCGTGATGCTGCTGGGCCACCAGAAGGGACGGGACACCAAGGAGAACGTGGCCCGCAACTTCGGCATGGCCTCCCCCGGTGGCTATCGCAAGGCGATGCGCCTGATGGAGCATGCCGACCGCTTCCGACTGCCGATCCTCAGCTTCATCGACACCCCTGGCGCCTATGCCGGTGTGCTGGCTGAGGAACAGGGCCAGGGCGAGGCGATTGCCGTGAACCTGCGCGAGATGTTCCGGCTGCGGGTGCCGATCCTGGCCACGGTGATCGGGGAGGGGGGATCCGGCGGTGCGCTCGGCATCGGCGTGGCCGATCGGCTGCTGATGTTTGAGCACAGCGTCTACACCGTGGCGTCCCCGGAGGCCTGCGCCTCGATCCTGTGGCGCGACGCCGGCAAGGCTCCCGAGGCCGCTGAGGCCCTGAAGATCACCGGATCAGATCTGCTCAGGCTCGGAATTGTGGATCAGGTGTTACCGGAACCCTCCGGCGGCAACCACTGGGCGCCCCTGCAGGCAGCCGACACGCTCAAGGCCGCCCTGCTCGATCACCTCGGCCAGCTGAGCAGCCTGGACGCAGCCGCTCTGCAGCAGGCGCGCTACGAGAAGTTTCGCCGCATGGGCCAGGTGCTGGAATCAGGTGCCCCAGAGCGCTCGCTCCGCTCTTAA
- a CDS encoding SDR family oxidoreductase, giving the protein MPTVLITGSSRGIGAAAARRFAAAGFDLLLLARDGQALAEQAAELAALGQRVEVEPIDLGQPERVAAGLADLCSRGLEPDVVINNAGMACTGALTTMALAQWQQLLQLNLTAVFQVCQCLVPRLRARGGGLIINVSSHAAHQAFPDWGAYCVSKAALASLSRCLAVEEREHGIRVSTLTLGAVNTPLWDSETVHSSFDRHAMLDSERAADALLYLAQQPATQVVDDLTLMPAAGAL; this is encoded by the coding sequence TTGCCCACAGTTCTGATCACAGGCTCGTCCCGAGGGATTGGGGCTGCAGCAGCTCGGCGGTTTGCGGCAGCAGGTTTCGATCTGCTGCTGCTGGCTCGCGACGGCCAGGCCCTGGCTGAGCAGGCGGCTGAGCTGGCTGCCCTGGGCCAGCGGGTAGAGGTCGAGCCCATCGATCTCGGCCAGCCCGAGCGCGTGGCAGCGGGCCTGGCGGATCTCTGCTCCCGGGGACTCGAACCAGATGTGGTGATCAACAATGCGGGCATGGCCTGCACCGGGGCTCTGACCACCATGGCCCTGGCCCAGTGGCAGCAGCTTCTGCAGCTCAATCTCACGGCGGTGTTCCAGGTCTGCCAGTGCCTGGTGCCTCGACTGCGGGCCCGGGGAGGGGGATTGATCATCAACGTGAGCAGCCATGCCGCGCATCAGGCTTTCCCCGACTGGGGCGCCTATTGCGTCAGCAAGGCGGCCCTGGCTTCGCTCAGCCGCTGCCTGGCTGTCGAAGAGCGTGAACACGGCATTCGCGTCAGCACGCTCACCTTGGGTGCGGTGAATACTCCCCTCTGGGACAGTGAAACCGTCCACAGTTCATTCGATCGCCATGCCATGCTTGATTCCGAGCGGGCCGCCGATGCCCTGCTGTACCTGGCCCAACAGCCCGCCACCCAGGTGGTGGACGATCTGACCCTTATGCCGGCCGCCGGCGCGCTCTGA
- a CDS encoding Tab2/Atab2 family RNA-binding protein, translating to MSDLNPPIPAASAPPPSPESAALASAAAGSAIGPDWELDFYSRPILDPEGKKRWELLICSTPEVGEDGAAASDSFRWVRTCPASSVNSIWLREALQAAQADATAAGVAPPRRLRCWRASMRTMVQRAAEGLGLDLIPSRRTYALVGWLQQREREVYPQQEGYLAGPLAPPPQAVRPVPVPLPEAARGDSWAWASLPVSALAGAKAWDSGFSGLVPLPEAAAADAGVPGLRLFSSSRALAVAGWLAGLEPVRLEIVGTQLVLEAGMDDRWLLASLPEAEAEAAAQAFASSRQQAAGLQFIAVQSRESDQRFEGFWLLRDLPDG from the coding sequence ATGAGCGATCTGAACCCTCCAATACCTGCCGCTTCGGCCCCACCCCCATCGCCTGAGTCGGCGGCCCTCGCCTCGGCGGCCGCTGGCTCGGCGATCGGCCCCGATTGGGAGCTCGATTTCTATTCCCGTCCGATCCTGGATCCCGAGGGCAAAAAACGCTGGGAGCTGCTGATCTGCTCCACCCCCGAGGTGGGTGAGGACGGCGCTGCGGCCAGTGACAGCTTTCGCTGGGTGCGGACCTGCCCGGCCTCCAGCGTGAATTCGATCTGGCTGAGGGAGGCCCTGCAGGCGGCCCAGGCCGATGCGACGGCCGCTGGAGTGGCGCCACCGCGGCGGCTGCGCTGCTGGCGGGCCTCGATGCGCACCATGGTGCAGCGGGCCGCCGAGGGCCTGGGGCTGGACCTCATCCCCAGCCGCCGCACCTATGCCCTGGTGGGTTGGCTGCAGCAGCGCGAGCGGGAGGTCTATCCCCAGCAGGAGGGCTACCTGGCCGGTCCCCTGGCACCGCCGCCCCAGGCCGTGCGTCCGGTGCCGGTGCCCCTGCCCGAGGCCGCCCGAGGTGACAGCTGGGCCTGGGCCAGCCTGCCGGTGAGTGCCCTGGCCGGGGCGAAGGCCTGGGACAGCGGCTTTTCGGGCCTGGTGCCCCTGCCGGAGGCCGCCGCCGCTGACGCTGGCGTGCCCGGTCTGCGGCTGTTCAGCTCCAGCCGCGCCCTGGCGGTGGCGGGCTGGCTGGCCGGCCTCGAGCCGGTGCGCCTGGAGATCGTGGGCACCCAGCTGGTGCTGGAAGCGGGCATGGATGATCGCTGGCTGCTGGCCTCGTTGCCCGAGGCTGAGGCCGAGGCGGCGGCCCAGGCCTTCGCCAGTTCGCGGCAGCAGGCAGCGGGCCTGCAGTTCATCGCCGTGCAGAGCCGCGAGAGCGATCAGCGCTTCGAGGGCTTCTGGCTGCTGCGGGATCTGCCCGATGGCTGA
- a CDS encoding phosphoribosylanthranilate isomerase, translating to MRPTTQLKICGLRDPSQAAAVAALGVEAIGVIAVPSSPRFVAEARRPALFAAIEAVAPACAGVLVVADPGEEGLAALLPERGHRILQLHGRESPDQCSALRRRLGCTLWKALRIRSGADLDQAQAYEGHVDALLLDAWVPDQLGGTGHRIPLDWLERWSSPLPWWLAGGMAPERVAEVLARVRPTGLDASSGVERAPADKDLNRVAALVSAVRGRPAAP from the coding sequence ATGCGGCCCACCACCCAACTCAAGATCTGTGGGCTGCGCGATCCCAGCCAGGCTGCTGCGGTGGCAGCCCTGGGGGTGGAGGCAATCGGCGTGATCGCGGTGCCGTCCTCGCCCCGTTTCGTGGCAGAGGCCAGGCGACCGGCCCTGTTCGCCGCCATCGAGGCCGTCGCTCCTGCCTGTGCCGGTGTGCTGGTGGTGGCGGACCCCGGCGAGGAGGGCCTTGCCGCGCTGCTGCCGGAGCGGGGCCACCGCATCCTGCAGCTGCATGGCCGCGAGAGTCCTGACCAGTGCAGTGCCCTGCGGCGGCGTCTGGGCTGCACGCTCTGGAAGGCCCTGCGGATCCGCTCTGGCGCCGATCTGGACCAGGCCCAGGCCTATGAAGGCCATGTGGATGCCCTGTTGCTCGATGCCTGGGTACCGGATCAGCTGGGCGGCACGGGTCATCGGATTCCCCTGGACTGGCTGGAGCGGTGGTCCAGCCCCCTGCCGTGGTGGCTGGCCGGCGGCATGGCGCCCGAACGGGTCGCCGAGGTGCTCGCCAGGGTGCGTCCCACCGGGCTGGATGCCTCGAGCGGTGTTGAGCGGGCTCCGGCAGACAAGGACCTCAACCGGGTGGCGGCCCTGGTGAGCGCCGTGCGGGGTCGCCCTGCGGCGCCTTGA
- a CDS encoding site-2 protease family protein, translating into MGEGWQLMSIRGIPLRIHPSWFVILLVATAAFQQQYSAGLSASVGAAGLWGLGLGTALLLFVSVLLHELGHSFVALGEGVKVRSITLFLLGGVASVERECSTAMGALKVAAAGPAVSLVLGVSLLASTHAASHVAPWLGAMVSELGTLNMVLALFNLLPGLPLDGGLIVKALVWQASGSQRRGVEVANACGRFLAFGAMALGTLLLLRGAGIGGAWLILLGWFGLGAVRNQQQLLALQSALSTLQVKEAAARRFRVLEANASLREVSRVRLTEPSPVGSADWLLVCERGRWQGVIDDATLKEIPVQRWDTDRIADHLRPLSSLPSIPETAPLWQAVQLLETDQTTRLLVLSPAGLPCGTLERPDLGEAVLQKLGLKLPAPLLEAARRQNIYPLGLALPQVVRGMVASGEAQSSANAGT; encoded by the coding sequence GTGGGTGAGGGCTGGCAGCTGATGAGCATCCGCGGCATCCCGCTGCGGATTCACCCGAGCTGGTTTGTGATCCTGCTGGTGGCCACCGCGGCCTTCCAGCAGCAGTACAGCGCTGGCCTCAGTGCCAGCGTTGGAGCCGCCGGCCTCTGGGGTCTGGGCCTGGGCACGGCCCTGCTGCTGTTCGTGTCCGTGCTGCTGCATGAGCTGGGCCACTCGTTTGTGGCCCTGGGGGAGGGCGTGAAGGTGCGCAGCATCACCCTCTTTCTGCTGGGGGGAGTGGCCAGTGTGGAGCGGGAGTGCAGCACGGCCATGGGCGCCCTGAAGGTGGCGGCGGCCGGCCCGGCCGTGAGCCTGGTGCTGGGGGTCTCGCTGCTCGCCTCCACCCATGCGGCCAGCCACGTGGCCCCCTGGCTGGGGGCGATGGTGTCGGAGCTCGGCACCCTCAACATGGTGCTGGCCCTGTTCAATCTGCTGCCCGGCCTGCCCCTGGACGGCGGCCTGATCGTCAAGGCGCTGGTGTGGCAGGCCAGTGGCAGCCAGCGCCGCGGCGTTGAAGTGGCCAATGCCTGTGGCCGCTTTCTGGCCTTCGGGGCCATGGCCCTGGGCACCTTGCTGCTGCTGCGGGGGGCGGGCATCGGTGGAGCCTGGCTGATCCTGCTGGGCTGGTTCGGTCTGGGCGCCGTGCGCAACCAGCAGCAGCTGCTGGCACTCCAGAGTGCCCTCAGCACCCTTCAGGTCAAGGAGGCCGCTGCGCGCCGCTTCCGGGTGCTGGAGGCCAATGCCTCCCTGCGGGAGGTGAGCCGCGTGCGGCTCACCGAGCCCAGTCCGGTGGGCAGCGCCGACTGGCTGCTGGTGTGTGAGCGCGGTCGCTGGCAGGGGGTGATCGACGACGCCACCCTCAAGGAGATTCCCGTGCAGCGCTGGGACACCGACCGCATCGCCGACCATCTCAGGCCCCTGTCCAGCCTGCCGTCCATCCCCGAAACGGCGCCGCTCTGGCAGGCGGTGCAACTGCTCGAAACCGACCAGACCACCAGGCTGCTCGTGCTCAGTCCGGCAGGGCTGCCCTGCGGCACGCTGGAGCGCCCCGATCTGGGCGAGGCGGTGCTGCAGAAACTGGGTCTGAAGCTGCCTGCACCACTGCTGGAAGCGGCCAGGCGGCAGAACATCTACCCGCTCGGCCTGGCCCTGCCCCAGGTGGTGCGCGGCATGGTGGCCTCCGGTGAGGCCCAGTCCTCAGCCAACGCCGGCACCTGA
- a CDS encoding aldehyde oxygenase (deformylating), with the protein MASVAHPAVIETTSAAGSGQAPADGLPDFASSTYKDAYSRINAIVIEGEQEAHDNYISLGTLIPDQADELAKLARMELKHMKGFTACANNLSVTADMPFAKEFFSPLHSNFQKALAEGKVTTCLLIQAILIEAFAISAYHIYIPVADPFARRITEGVVKDEYTHLNYGQEWLKANLYTVREELEQANRENLPLVRKMLDQVADDAAVLLMDKEDLMADFLSSYQEALMDIGFTGREIAKLAAAALVG; encoded by the coding sequence ATGGCATCTGTCGCCCACCCTGCTGTCATCGAAACCACCAGTGCCGCCGGCAGCGGCCAGGCTCCGGCCGACGGCCTGCCGGATTTCGCCAGCTCCACCTACAAGGACGCCTACAGCCGCATCAATGCCATCGTGATCGAGGGTGAGCAGGAAGCCCACGACAACTACATCTCCCTGGGCACCCTGATTCCTGACCAGGCCGATGAGCTGGCCAAACTGGCCCGCATGGAGCTGAAGCACATGAAGGGCTTCACCGCCTGTGCCAACAACCTGAGCGTCACTGCGGACATGCCGTTCGCCAAGGAATTCTTCTCCCCGCTGCACAGCAACTTCCAGAAGGCCCTGGCGGAAGGCAAGGTCACCACCTGTCTGCTGATTCAGGCCATCCTGATCGAAGCCTTCGCCATTTCGGCCTACCACATCTACATCCCGGTGGCCGACCCCTTCGCCCGCCGCATCACCGAGGGGGTGGTCAAGGATGAGTACACCCACCTCAACTACGGCCAGGAGTGGCTCAAGGCCAATCTGTACACTGTGCGCGAGGAGCTCGAGCAGGCCAACCGGGAGAATCTGCCTCTGGTGCGCAAGATGCTCGATCAGGTGGCCGATGACGCCGCCGTGCTGCTGATGGATAAGGAAGATCTGATGGCCGATTTCCTCAGTTCCTACCAGGAAGCCCTGATGGACATCGGCTTCACCGGCCGCGAAATTGCCAAGCTGGCCGCTGCTGCTCTGGTCGGCTGA
- a CDS encoding long-chain acyl-[acyl-carrier-protein] reductase, whose product MFGLIGHSTSFEEARAKARSLGFDEFADGDLDMWCSAPPQLVEHVEVTSRTGKVIKGAYIDSVFVPEMLRRFKTAKRKVLKAMELVQRSGIDITALGGFTSIIFEDLNLLREERISAVQLDWQRFTTGNTHTAWVICQQVERNAPKLGIDLARAKVAVVGASGDIGSAVCRWLQRTGVGELLLVARRPQPLVALQESLGEGRILPLEEALPEADVVVWVASLPQSLTIDTDSLKRPCLMIDGGYPKNLDTKAAAAGIHVLKGGIVEFWQDIGWQMMELAEMAVPERQMFACFAEAMLLDFEDIHTNFSWGRNNINLAAMDLIGEASLRHGFQSLGLEPASSSSPALSIA is encoded by the coding sequence ATGTTCGGCCTCATCGGGCACTCCACCAGCTTTGAGGAGGCCAGGGCCAAGGCTCGCTCCCTTGGATTTGACGAGTTCGCCGATGGGGACCTCGACATGTGGTGTTCAGCGCCTCCCCAGCTCGTCGAGCACGTGGAGGTGACCAGTCGAACCGGCAAGGTGATCAAGGGCGCCTACATCGATTCGGTGTTCGTGCCAGAGATGTTGCGTCGTTTCAAGACGGCCAAGCGCAAGGTGCTCAAGGCCATGGAGCTGGTGCAACGCTCCGGCATTGACATCACGGCCCTCGGTGGTTTCACCTCCATCATTTTCGAAGATCTGAATCTGCTGCGTGAAGAACGCATCAGCGCCGTTCAGCTCGACTGGCAGCGCTTCACCACCGGCAACACCCACACAGCCTGGGTGATCTGCCAGCAGGTGGAACGCAACGCCCCGAAACTGGGCATTGACCTGGCCAGGGCCAAGGTGGCCGTGGTGGGCGCCAGCGGCGACATCGGCAGTGCCGTCTGTCGCTGGCTGCAGCGCACGGGCGTTGGCGAGCTGCTGCTGGTGGCCAGGCGGCCCCAGCCCCTGGTGGCGCTGCAGGAGAGCCTGGGAGAAGGCAGGATCCTTCCCCTGGAGGAGGCCCTGCCGGAGGCCGACGTGGTGGTCTGGGTGGCCAGCCTGCCCCAGAGCCTCACCATCGACACGGACAGCCTCAAGCGTCCCTGCCTGATGATCGACGGCGGTTACCCCAAGAACCTCGACACCAAGGCCGCCGCCGCCGGCATCCACGTGCTCAAGGGAGGCATCGTGGAGTTCTGGCAGGACATCGGCTGGCAGATGATGGAGCTGGCCGAGATGGCGGTGCCGGAGCGGCAGATGTTTGCCTGCTTCGCCGAGGCCATGCTGCTCGACTTCGAGGACATCCACACCAACTTCAGTTGGGGGCGCAACAACATCAACCTGGCCGCCATGGACCTGATCGGCGAGGCCTCCCTGCGCCACGGCTTCCAATCCCTGGGCCTGGAGCCGGCCAGCTCCTCGTCGCCCGCCCTTTCGATCGCCTGA